A part of Rhodamnia argentea isolate NSW1041297 chromosome 8, ASM2092103v1, whole genome shotgun sequence genomic DNA contains:
- the LOC115729519 gene encoding glycerol-3-phosphate acyltransferase 5-like, with protein MASVVSELEGTLLNDPDPFSYFMLVAFEASGLVRLALLLLLWPVIRLLNALGKEDAGLKVMIFVATAAVPESEIRSVARAVLPKFYMDDLNMNAWRVLSSHGKRVVVTKTPRVMVERFVKEHLQADEVIGSELIVNRFGYATGFIKSDNKRLADHVKKFFDGEQPALGLGRPSSSHSVLSLCKEELHPPLTSLQKHDNQHHLYPHPVIFHDGRLVKRPTPSTALLILLWIPFGVILAIIRISIGIIFPLQMMPYVSRIFGGKIVVKGKPPRSPSGGGTGLLFVCTHRTLMDPVVLSTVLRRRIPALTYSISRLSEILSPIPTVRLTRAREVDAQKIKQELSKGDLIVCPEGTTCREPFLLRFSPLFAELTDRIVPVALNYRVGFFHATTARGWKGMDPIFFFMNPRPVYEVTFLNQLPVEATCSAGKSPYDVANYVQRILAATLGFECTNFTRKDKYRVLAGNDGNVSYTSLLDQIRKVVSTFKPFIQF; from the exons ATGGCGTCCGTCGTTTCTGAGCTCGAAGGGACTCTCTTGAACGATCCAGACCCCTTTTCCTACTTCATGCTGGTGGCGTTTGAAGCGTCCGGTCTGGTGCGCTTAGCGCTGCTGCTGTTGCTATGGCCTGTGATTCGGCTGCTCAATGCGCTCGGGAAGGAAGACGCCGGGCTAAAGGTGATGATCTTTGTGGCGACGGCAGCAGTGCCCGAGTCCGAGATCAGATCGGTGGCCAGAGCCGTCCTGCCCAAGTTTTACATGGATGACTTGAACATGAACGCTTGGAGGGTGCTTAGCTCACATGGAAAGAGAGTGGTGGTGACCAAAACCCCGAGAGTCATGGTGGAGAGGTTTGTGAAGGAGCATTTGCAAGCCGACGAAGTGATCGGGAGCGAGCTCATTGTGAACCGGTTTGGATACGCCACCGGTTTCATTAAGAGCGACAACAAGCGCCTTGCCGATCATGTCAAGAAGTTTTTTGACGGTGAGCAGCCGGCATTAGGGTTAGGAAGGCCATCGTCGTCTCATTCGGTTTTATCGTTATGCAAG GAAGAGTTGCATCCACCCTTGACCAGCCTTCAGAAGCACGACAACCAGCATCATCTCTATCCTCACCCCGTGATCTTCCACGACGGTCGACTAGTGAAGCGCCCGACCCCATCCACCGCTCTCTTGATCCTCCTGTGGATTCCTTTTGGCGTGATCCTTGCGATCATCCGCATCAGCATCGGAATAATTTTCCCCTTACAGATGATGCCCTATGTTTCCCGTATTTTCGGAGGGAAGATTGTCGTCAAAGGCAAACCACCAAGATCGCCATCAGGCGGAGGTACCGGCTTGTTGTTTGTCTGCACACATCGGACTCTGATGGACCCTGTTGTTTTGTCCACTGTCTTAAGACGTAGAATCCCGGCGCTAACCTACTCCATCTCTAGGCTATCCGAGATATTATCGCCCATTCCAACTGTCCGATTGACGAGAGCGCGAGAAGTCGATGCTCAAAAGATCAAACAAGAACTATCCAAGGGCGATCTGATAGTTTGTCCAGAGGGAACAACATGTAGAGAACCCTTCCTCTTGAGATTCAGCCCTCTTTTCGCGGAACTAACCGATAGAATAGTGCCCGTGGCGTTGAACTACAGGGTCGGGTTCTTTCACGCAACGACGGCAAGGGGTTGGAAGGGGATGGaccccatcttcttcttcatgaacCCCAGGCCGGTCTACGAGGTCACGTTCTTGAACCAGTTGCCGGTTGAGGCGACGTGCTCGGCCGGCAAAAGCCCTTACGACGTCGCGAATTATGTCCAGAGGATATTAGCTGCGACGTTGGGGTTCGAGTGCACGAATTTCACTAGGAAGGACAAGTACAGAGTTCTTGCTGGAAACGATGGGAACGTGTCCTACACTTCCTTGCTTGATCAGATCAGGAAGGTGGTGAGCACATTCAAGCCCTTCATACAGTTCTGA